The Cryptomeria japonica chromosome 6, Sugi_1.0, whole genome shotgun sequence genomic interval tgagcctgtgtaaATCAACCGATGACATTATGAGATGAGTTAGCaatgtaatggagattagatcgtgttgccacgtcagcctcgtgcacgtgaaggatcttgcatgaaggagagtgatcctatctagctcgagaatgtgtgaagtccctgcaaacagtggagaatgcatgatgggttatcgtctccaagaagcggtgaagaatgaatgatggagaatgtcttgagatttgttcaaggccattgtattcaaatgcaaagtcttcaatggtcaggattgaaccaactgaattgctcaacctagatgtttagggtttagggtttatgctaccgacctatctgtttcctataaggtcgatattgtgtttcatgttgaagttgttggcaaatgtgattcttactagaccaaataagagaattgatacttgtagagtgtgtgtgcagaaggaaggaactaaagcggatctgcattggcattgagtgctattaccagatcattgtaatacctgttgatctctaaccacttcaagagttggaaaatcccttaacatggtagctctaaccagcttgttgtaaatcctttaacaaggtgactcaaagccattgagttcttaaaatcctctaacaaggtaacctttaacagggtttaacccttaaccgagtattctagccatcccttaaccgggtgatccttaacaagaTTGGTtgctaacagaacctgttgtaacagtctttagcTGGGCAAgactcctaacaaagtggacttctaaagagctcaaaaacagcttgtgggtattcatccccactgtggtttttcccaattgggtttccacgtgaaaaatatgtgtgtcatatgtgatgtcttttttatgcgatgattttgttgttttctgttaagcggtgaatcatgttgatctagcaagttattatatttctgatgatagattacctatttatgcacaaggataatgtggaaatgagggtgtaggttgtgtggaaagataagtgttttcggtttatatctttcacagtctcattgtgcttaaccggtcgTAATCtggtttaagaccggtgttagtgattgccagtcaagttcactgtttgcagtcaaaccggttcaagaaatttgtttgtgtctgtactgattcaccggTTTGGTACTTGCTGATCATCAATGAGTTATTAATTACACCTAGGTCTTAGTCACATAAACTCATAGCCTACATATCTATCCAATTGTTGAATCAATTTAAGGATCTAATTGAGCTAGATCCCTAGATATATCTAATGCACTACTTTTCCTATTTTTAgacattttgtgtgtaggaacaaGTGCAAACAAGTCTATCAACATTGAAAAAATTTAATTACACAAAGACATAGAAGACATTATCATGTCTATATAGGATGCTAATCCACCAAGGACATTAGCATGTACATCATTACTACTAATAATCTCATCCTTGATAAAACAAACAAtatcaaaatatagaaaataaGACTTGACCTCAACATTATTGCCTAATTTCTACCTCATTCCAACTATCAAACACCTACACTAAAATACACAAACTTCCCTATTTTTGTCTTCTTCCCACCCCACTTTCCACCTCATTCCAACTAttgaacacaaacacaaacacaatttatttaccCTCTTCTATGTCTTAATGTAGTTTCAATCTCAACttcatattctttattatttaactcTCAAACATAGGTTTATCACAACTTATATATTATTATGAAGTAAAAACACATAAATAACTAGTGATTAGGTTATTCCATCTTTATTTAGAGATTTGTCTTGTCTTCTTGTTCTTTTCCCATTGCATGTGTTATCTTGGTCATGCCTATGTAGGTGGGGCAATAAACTAAGAAACGTGGTAGTTTGATCATGTATAACTAAACTCATATTTAATTTCCCTATAACTAAAAGTTCAAACATGACAACCTAGTGTAAAACCCaaatcatatttaatttccctAAATCCAAAAGTGCAAACATGACAACTTAGTGTAAAACCAAAATCATTTCCTCATGGACAACTAAGCCTTGCAACTTTGTACTATTATTATACACCATGTGAAGTGAGAGTACCCTAATGAATGCACTAGGAAGACAAAAAAGACACATATATTTAGGTAGTGAGATGTGTAAGTTTTCAAGCCCCCATATGCTAAAATAGGCAAAAAAATAAGACATTTAATACATTCATACACACAAGAATGGTCACCGACAAATACAAAGGGGGGAAGGCTGGGGGGGCACTCCTATTCATATTACTACTCAAAAAAATCTAATAATATAAAAATTCGCGGGAGGAAAAAGACAAAAGACGGCACAACACGTGGGAGAGACGGTGAGATGTGAGATTTTGCATGTTATGGTGGGTCCCACCGTTATACCAAAAATTTCCCCCGTTCCCCCGCCTTCGGGTTTCTTGCGGGTATATCTTAACACTAAATTGCATGTGGAATTCAAAGTGCAAAATAAGTCCCAATTATTCACTGCTGCTGTCCCACCTGGCCGCTTCTGATTGGACGTTAAGACGCCCACCCATGTTCTGGGGTTCCCCGGCTGTTTTTTTTTTAAACCGAAAATCTGCAGGACTTTTTAAGGTCactttctttttttcaaaattatcTTAAACACCATATTCCCTAGAGACGAATATTCTATTCTATTCGCTGGCCCCAAAGAGACAGTTAAACAGTTGGAAGAATACATGATTATTAACCGTATTCTGACGTGGCATAGCTATTTTCTTTACCCGTTGGCTGACGTGGCATGGCTATTTCAGTTTGGCGGAGCTATCAAATTTAGCGGTTTGGCCAGAAGCGCAATCAGTGCAAACAACAGCAATTGATAGGTGGGAGTGGAAAAAGAGATTATCTGAGTCTTTGGTCATCAACTAACTAACTATTTGGTAGGGACCAACTAACTATTGTGCCTAGTTGTTGAGGGTTTCGTAATTATTCCTTGCATCTAACGGTGTATGTTTTGGCCGTACCGGTGGGAGAAGATATGGGCCGTAGATGGTAGTGTGACCGGGTAAAAGCTATCAGTGGCACAGACTGCCATTTTATGTTTTTTTGTCCAAATTGTGTATAGGGTCAATGATAGGGAATTGTATAGAGTAACAGAGTTTGTATAGTGTGTGGTGAAAAAGAGATGTGGTGGGAATGTGCGACTTCTGCTAAGTTTTTTTAGTAGGCCCGGGCTTAATCTTTCGATTAGACAAGATTAAACTTGCAATTTACGAAGTTGTGTAAGAATGCCCAAATCTGGCCTATAAGTAAGGCGTCCGATCACAGGGCAGAGCACAAAACCTGTACTGACAGTCGCCATATCTCCCCTGCTTCCAGTCCACTGTCTTGTTTGCTCAGCATTCTCTTTAGCTTTAGAAAGTTGCAGCATTGTCTAACCAGACAGAGCTTTAGAGCCCAGGATCTGGTGGGTGACTGTGAGTGTGAAGATGGGCATTCGGAGTTTCAAGATTTGGATAATGCTGGCAATGGCACTTGCAGCACTACTTTTTGccaatgtctgctctgcaacacagAGCAATTCCTCTGCTGTAGAAAAGGATCCGGACAGCATTGCTGAAATGGTTCAAAAGTAAGATTTCTTTTCCTCCCCTCTTTTGTGGGGCATGCTAGAAATGTAGATATTTAAGCGCATTTCGACTCTGTTTTTCGACCATTCGCTCTGTTTTTCGactctgttttctgtgtttttggTTGTTGAGATTTCGGGATCATTGCAATGGTGTTTGCAGGAGCATTAACAGTACGAGGCGAGAACTGGCTTATTTGTCATGCGGGACTGGGAACCCCATTGATGACTGCTGGAGATGCGACCCAAACTGGCAGAACAACCGCAAGAGGCTCGCAGACTGCGCCATTGGCTTCGGCAGGAACGCCATTGGAGGCAAGAATGGGCGATTTTATGTGGTAACAGATCCTGGTGACTATGACGCTGTGAATCCTCGCCCTGGCACTCTGCGTCATGCTGTCATCCAGACCGAGCCTCTGTGGATCATTTTCCAGAGAAGCATGGTGATCCAGCTCAAGGAAGAGCTCATCATGAACAGTTTCAAGACAATTGACGGCCGAGGCGTCAATGTCCACATCGCCAATGGGCCCTGCATTACCGTTCAGTACGTGACTAACATCATCATCCATGGCATTCACATCCACGACTGTAAGCCCGCAGGGAATGCAATGGTGAGAGACTCCCCTACCCATTACGGGTGGAGAACAATGTGTGATGGCGATGGGGTGTCGATCTTCGGCGGAAGCCACATTTGGGTCGACCACTGCTCACTTTCCCGTTGTGCAGATGGTCTCATTGACGCCATCATGGGATCCACTGCCATTACCATTTCCAACAACCACTTTGCCCATCACAATGAGGTCTGTTCCCTTCCTAACCATATTCTcaatttctctcccccttttcaAATTTAGTTCTTAAAATCTTTTTTCTTAACCATCTTTCCCAGTTGCTCTGTTTTCTAATTCTTGTTCTGGTTGGT includes:
- the LOC131033197 gene encoding probable pectate lyase 18 — protein: MGIRSFKIWIMLAMALAALLFANVCSATQSNSSAVEKDPDSIAEMVQKSINSTRRELAYLSCGTGNPIDDCWRCDPNWQNNRKRLADCAIGFGRNAIGGKNGRFYVVTDPGDYDAVNPRPGTLRHAVIQTEPLWIIFQRSMVIQLKEELIMNSFKTIDGRGVNVHIANGPCITVQYVTNIIIHGIHIHDCKPAGNAMVRDSPTHYGWRTMCDGDGVSIFGGSHIWVDHCSLSRCADGLIDAIMGSTAITISNNHFAHHNEVMLLGHSDSYTQDVNMQVTIAFNHFGAGLVQRMPRCRHGYFHVVNNDYTHWEMYAIGGSANPTINSQGNRYLAPINPFAKEVTKREDFNPSEWEHWNWRSEGDLMLNGAFFTPSGAGASSSYAKASSLGARPSSMVGALTGNAGVLGCKTGSHC